Within the Flavobacterium sp. N502536 genome, the region GGATAAATAACTGCAAACAGAATTACGGTTAGCAGCGTAAGCTTGAATAGTGAAAATATATTTTTCATTTTATTTTTATTTTTGAGGTTCTGAGTTGCTAAGTTTCTAAGCTGCTAAGGAAAAAACTTAGAACCTTAGCAACTTAGTTTCTTAGTAACTTTTATTTACATGAAGAGAGCAACAACTAAATCAATTAACTTAATTCCGACAAAAGGGACAAGTAATCCGCCTAAACCATAAATCAACAGGTTTCTTTTTAAGATGGCACTTGCTCCGATTGGTTTGTAATCGACACCTCTTAATGCCAGAGGAATTAGTATCGGAATAATTACTGCATTAAAAATTACGGCCGATAAAATGGCGCTTTCCGGACTGTGCAGACGCATGATGTTTAAACCTTCCAAAGCTGGAATTGCCGTGATGAAAAGGGCAGGAACGATCGCAAAATACTTCGCTACGTCATTGGCAATGGAGAAAGTAGTCAGCGTACCACGAGTCATTAATAATTGTTTCCCAATTTCGATGATCTCAATTAATTTTGTTGGATCATTGTCAAGGTCAACCATGTTTCCGGCTTCTTTGGCAGCCTGCGTTCCACTGTTCATGGCAACACCTACGTTGGCTTGCGCAAGGGCAGGAGCGTCATTGGTTCCGTCACCCATCATGGCGACTAGTTTACCCAGATTCTGCTCGTTTTTGATGTAGTTCATTTTATCCTCAGGCTTCGCTTCGGCAATAAAATCATCCACACCGGCAGCTTCAGCGATAAACTTCGCCGTAAGCGGATTATCTCCGGTCACCATTACCGTTTTAACTCCCATTTTTCTCAAACGGTCAAAACGTTCTTTCATTCCCGTTTTAATAATATCCTGCAATTCGATAACCCCCTGAACCTGATTGTCTTTAATAACCACCAGCGGTGTTCCTCCTTTAGACGAAATATCAATTACCTTTTGAGCAATATCTTCAGGGAAAGAGTTTCCGGCTTGAAGGGCGATATTTTTTGCGGCATCCTGAGCTCCTTTTCTAATATTGGTACCGTCTTTTAAAACAACTCCGGAAGTCCTGGTTTCTGCGGTAAACTTAATTAAAGTAGCACCTTCAATAGATAATTTATTGGCAAGTTCGGCTCCAGCCAATTCCACGATACTTTTTCCTTCCGGAGTGTCATCTGCCAATGAACTTAGCACGGCAGATTTTATAAAATCTTCTTCTGAAACACCTTTAGCAGGATAAAAATTCGTTGCTTTTCTGTTTCCAATTGTGATGGTTCCGGTTTTATCCAAAAGTAAAACGTCAATGTCTCCGGCAGTTTCAACTGCTTTTCCGGATTTTGTAATAACATTGGCACGTAAAGCTCTGTCCATTCCCGCGATTCCGATTGCAGAAAGTAAACCTCCAATGGTAGTTGGAATTAAACAAACAAACAAAGCGATGAAAGCCGCAATCGTGATGGGTGCATTTGCATAGTCGGCAAACGGTTTTAGCGTAACGCACACAATCACGAAAATTAAAGTAAATGCGGCTAATAAGATGGTTAATGCAATTTCGTTTGGTGTTTTCTGACGGCTTGCACCTTCTACCAAAGCAATCATTTTGTCCAAAAAGCTTTCGCCTGGTTCCGACGTTACAATTACTTTTATTTTGTCTGACAATACTTTTGTACCACCAGTTACAGATGATTTATCACCACCGGCTTCCCGAATTACAGGAGCACTTTCTCCTGTAATGGCACTTTCGTCTATAGTAGCCAATCCTTCGATAATTTCACCATCAGTAGCAATTAAATCACCTGCTTCGCAAATGAAGATGTCTCCTTTTTTCAATTCAGAAGAGCTGATGTTTTTGATTTCTCCGTTAGATAAAATCTGTCTGGCCGGAGTTTCTTCCCTTGTTTTTCTTAAACTGTCGGCCTGTGCTTTTCCTCTGGCTTCGGCAATGGCTTCGGCAAAATTGGCAAACAAAAGTGTGGCCAGTAAGATTAAAAATACAATTAGGTTGTAAATAAAACTACCCTGATCCTGAGCTCCCATTAAGATGGAAACACAAACAGCAAACATAATGGCAGTTCCTATTTCTACAGTAAACATTACCGGATTTTTGATCATCATTTTTGGATTAAGCTTTACAAAAGATTGCACTAAAGCTTCTTTTACCTGCTTACTTTCAAATAATGATGTGGATTTATTATGAGTCATTTTTCTTTATATTATTTATTAGTTGACTGTTTCTTTTAACACATAGAAACATAGATTCTTTCTTTTGAGATTAAGGACGTTTTACTTTCATACATTCACATAGCTATGTGAAAAAATGTGTTTTCTTTAATTTTCTTTTGAATTCATTTTATCTATGTTTCTATGTGTTTAAAAAACATCGTTTAGCATTGAGAAACGAATTATTTTAGTGTGAAATATTCCGCTAAAGGTCCAAGTGCCAACGCCGGGAAGAATGATAAAGCAGCGATAATTGCGATTACGGCAAAAACCATTATTCCAAAAATTGTAGTATCCGTTTTTAAAGTTCCTGCACTTTCCGGGATGTATTTTTTACCTGCCAGTAAACCTGCGATAGCCAATGGTCCAACGATTGGAATGAAACGGCTTAACAATAAAACAATTCCTGTAGTGATATTCCAGAACGGATTGTTATCTCCCAAACCTTCAAAACCTGAACCATTGTTGGCAGCACTTGAAGTATATTCGTATAACATTTCTGAGAATCCGTGATGTCCCGGATTGTTGAGCCAGCCTGTTGCGTTTCCGCTAAACCACCATCCCATTGCAGTATCATTTGCTGCAAAATAAGAGGCTAAAGCTGTTCCTGATAATATTAATAAAGGATGAAGAATTGCAATGAAAGCAGCAATCTTAACTTCCCGGGCTTCAATTTTCTTTCCTAAAAATTCAGGAGTCCGTCCTACCATTAATCCGGAAATAAATACTGCCAGAATAATGAAGACATAAAAGTTCAGAATACCAACACCGCAACCGCCATAAAAGGCATTCACCATCATGGCAAGTAATTCCATTGCTCCTGATACCGGCATCGAACTGTCATGCATACTATTTACAGAACCTGTAGAGATTACGGTTGTGGCAATACTCCAGAAACCTGAAATGGCTGGCCCTAAACGAACCTCTTTTCCTTCCATTGCTCCGGTTGTCTGAGCGATTCCCATTTTTTCTATAGCAGGATTTCCGTTGATTTCACTCATTACCGTCGGGATAACCAGTAACAGGAATCCAACCGTCATAACACCAAAAATGACATAAGATAATTTTCTTTTTTTCAAATAAAAACCTAAGGCAAAAATCATGGCAAACGGAACAATTAATTGTGCCCATAACTCCACCGCATTACTAAAATAGGTTGGGTTTTCTAACGGATGCGCTGAATTGGCTCCAAAAAAACCACCACCATTGGTACCGATATGCTTGATGGCAATAAAGGCTGCGGCAGGTCCGCGGGAAACTTCTACGTGATCACCTTGTAAAGTTGTAATCGCGTCTTTCCCTTCAAACGTCATAGGAGTTCCGCTAAACAATAGAGCAACTGCTACAATAGCCGAAAGAGGCAATAAAATACGCGTACAACTTTTGATAAAATAATTGTAAAAGTTACCCAGTTTTTCGGTTGTTCTTTCCTTCATTGCAGTGAAAACCATCGCAGCTGCGGCCAGTCCTACACCAGCAGAAACAAATTGAAGGAACATCAGGAACATTTGTGACAGATAAGAAACACCGCTTTCGCCCGAATAATGTTGTAAGTTACAATTCACAACAAATGAAATGGCAGTATTAAAAGCCAGATCCGGACTCATTGACGGGTTGTTATCGGGATTTAAAAACAGCGATCCCTGGAACAATAAAATGAAAAAGCAAAGAAAGAACCAAATCATATTAATACCTAAAAGTGCTTTTAAGTGTTGTTTCCAGTTCATTTCTTCAGTGGAATTGATACCGCTGATTTTAAAGATGAGTTTTTCAATTGGATTGAAAATCGGGTCAAAAAGTGTTTTGTCTCCTAAATAAACTTTAGCAACATATTTTCCTAAGGGAATGGCTAAAACTATCGTGAGGATAAAAATACCAATGACGCCTAATAATTCTGTATTCATAATTTTTTTTAATTTTAGTGAAATGTCAGATGTGATTTGTAAAAGGAGATCGATGCATAACATCCAACATCTCACTTATAACTTGTAACATCATTAAAATTTTTCGGGTTTAATTAATACATAAACCAAATAGCCAAAAACGGCAATCGAAACAATAAATAGTGCAGTCATGATTTAGATTTTTTCAAAAAATTCAACCGATTTAAAACAGATTGCAAAGAGTAGGGCGCCCAATGCGAGTAAAAGAAATGTGATTAACATAGATTATAGATTATTAGATTGTTGGATTATTATATTGGAGACAGTCAACCGATCAGGCACTTTATACGCCTGAGGTATTAACTTGTCGGATATATTCTGCTTTAAGCGTTTGTGGAAAAAGATGTGAGATATTACAGTGACGCATTTCCATAAAAGAAGAAACCGAAAAAACATACACATTCGAAATGGCGTTTTTAGTTTCGATACTTCCGTTGATGAATAGGCGTTCAGCAAGTGCCAGGCATTTTTTTGCGCGAACAATATTGCCGGATATTATTGATTTTTTAGTTATCTCAGCAAAGCGATCAGCTTGTTTGTAGATTGAAGTGACTTGATTTTTCATGAGAATGAATTTTTGTGTTCTTCCCACTTATGCCAAAAGTTAGACCTAAATTATGAAATAACAGCTAAGGTGTTGCTGGTAAATGAATTATGCTTTTGTGCCAAAAATCAGGTATAAAAAAAGCCTATCATAATGATAAGCTTTTATTGAAATGATAAGGTGATTTGGTATTTGTAAGATGTGAAATGTGATTTGTAAAATGTAGTGTGAAATGAAATCGTATTCACAACTAACATCTCACATTGTCACATTACTACTGAATCCCATACTCGTCTAATTTTCTATACAGAGTTGCAATCCCGATTTCGAGTAAGCGTGCCGTTTCGGCCTTATTGCCTTTTGAATAGTTTAGAACCTTCTGTATGTGCAGTTTTTCAACACTCTGCATCGAAAAAGCCGACATCTGCTTGGTGTTTTTTTCTTTTTCATGTTGCATTTCGTATGGTAAAACATCTGAAGTCAGCGTATCGTTACTACTTAAAATAACCGATCTTTCGATAATGTTTTTAAGCTCACGAATATTTCCCGGCCACGAATAATGTTCTAATTTTTGAATGAAATCATCGGCTACCTGCAATGTTTTTTTATTGGTTTTCTCAGAAAACTGCTTGACAAAAGAGTGTGTCAAAAGCGCAATGTCTTTTACCCTTTCGCGTAATGGCGGCAGTGTAATCTCAAAAATATTGAGTCGGAAATACAAATCGGAACGAAAACGATGTTCTTCGCTTTCTATTTTTAAATCTCGGTTTGTTGCGGCAATCAACCTGAAATTTGATTTTTTTGGAGTAGTATCACCAAGCGGAATGTATTCGCTGGTTTCTAAAACGCGCAACAATTTGGCCTGTAGTTCAATGGGCATTTCTCCAATCTCATCCAGAAATAAAGTTCCGCCATTGGCTTCTTCGATAAACCCTTTTTTATCTTTTAAAGCTCCGGTAAAAGCGCCTTGTTTATGTCCGAAGAGTTCACTTTCGAGGATTTCTTTGCTGAAAGTACTGCAGTTTAAGGCCACAAAAGATTTACCCACACGATTACTGTTTTCGTGAATGGCTTGTGCAAAAACCTCTTTTCCCGTCCCGGTTTCGCCTGTCAGTAAAACAGTCGAATCGGTTTTGGCCACTTTTTTAGCTAAATCAACAACCTGCTCGATGCCTTTCGATTTTCCAATAATTGTATTAAAAGAATATTTGTCGCCAATGCGTTTTTCGAGTTGTTTTACCTTTTTTTGTAAATGTACTTTCTCGACAGCTTTGTAGAGCAGCGGAATGATTTTATCATTGTCATCACCTTTTACAATATAATCGAAAGCTCCATTTTTCATAGCCTGAACGCCGTCCGGAATATTTCCGAAAGCCGTTAGTAAAATAACTTCAATCAAAGGAAAACTTGCTTTTATATGCTGCAGAAAGTCAACACCATTTCCGTCGGGTAATTTTACATCACATAAAACGACATCAATATCGGTTTGTTCGAGCTTCTTAAAACCAGATTTTAAATCTTTGGCTTCAATTACTTCAAATCCTTCCGATTTAATAATGCGTGCCAACAAACTTCTTAGTTTTTCTTCGTCGTCTATAATTAAAATTTTATTTGTCATTTGGGGATATAGTTAAAGCGGGGAGTTAATTTCGAAATACAAATTTACTCTTTAAATCTTTTGACTCACGGATTGCAGGATAAATTTGAAGAAAAAAAGGAGGGATGAATTCAGGTTTAAAAAGTAAAGCTTCCTGTTTTTTCTGAAATTGCTCCAGCGGAGTAAAATGTTTCTGGTAAATGTAATTTTCAGGTATCAAAAAGCTCCAGAGGAGCGAATGTTCTAACAGATTACTGAAAATAGTATTCACTAGTGTTCGGTTTTTACGAAAGAAATATTATAAATCTATTAACATTAGAAAACAAAAGGCATCTGTATAAATGAGTTAATTTTGTATCCTAGCATTTTTTTATATGAAAAACCCAATTTCAGTCTCATTATTAGAGCTCGCTATCATTACTCAGGATAGCAATGCCAAAGAAACATTTCAAAAAACAAAAGACATAGCGCAATTAGCAGATAATTTAGGATACAAGCGATTTTGGCTTGCAGAACACCATAATATGGCGCATGTTGCCAGTTCTGCTACAGTTGTCTTGATTGGTTATATTGCGAGTCAGACTCAAAACATTCGGGTAGGTTCCGGCGGAATCATGTTGCCCAATCATTCTCCTTTAATAGTAGCAGAGCAATTCGGAACTTTAGAAACACTTTATCCGGGTAGAATTGATTTAGGTCTAGGAAGAGCTCCCGGAACAGATCAGCCAACAGCCGAAGCCATTCGAAAGGACTTTTTTGAACAGGCGCAGCGGTTTCCGCAAAATGTAACAAAGCTTCAGGATTACTTCTCTACCGAAAATGCAACAGCAAAAGTAAGGGCATTTCCGGCAGAAGGAACAAATGTTCCCATCTGGATTTTAGGTTCAAGTATGGACAGTGCTGCTCTTGCTGCAGCCTATGGATTGCCATATGCATTCGCCGGGCATTTTGCTCCGCGACAAATGATACAGGCATTTGAGTTTTATCGCGAAAATTTTCAGCCGTCAGCTACTTTAGATAAGCCAAGAACCATGGCGTGTGTCAATATTGTTGCGGCAGATACAAACGAAGAAGCCGAAAGGTTGTCTACCAGTTTGTATCAGATGTTTTTGAATTTAATTCGAAACGATCGTAAAGGTTTGCAGCCTCCTGTAGACTCTCTCGATGCTATCATGAGCGAAGAAGAGCGCTTTCATGTCAACCAGATGACCGCCTGTACTTTTACCGGAGATAAGGAGCACTTGGCAACAGATCTTAAAAAGTTTATCAATTATGCTCAAATCGATGAGTTGATGGTGACCAGTCCTATATTCGATCATCAGGCCAAACTTAAAAGTATTCATATTACAAAAGAAGTTATCGATAGTTTAAATTAAATACCTACATATATAGTACCAACCCGACAGGTTTCCAAAACCTGTCGGGTTTATTTTTTGCTACCTTATAGTAGGAGTAATTTTTGTCCAACCGAGCGAAAATATAATAAGAGTGCTTTTGTCCGGCTGAGCGAAGTCGAAGCCATCAAGTTTGGATTTTGGTATTTGGAATTTGAAGTTAATGAGAAGCCCTCTCCCGCTATCCGCTACAATCTTTTGCTTTTTAAAGGAAAAAGCAAAAGGATTTCCACTTCTATCGGGGCTAGGGGATAGGTTTTCAAAAGAAAACAACCCAAAAAACAAAAACGCAGCGTCCTTTTAAACCCGACAGGTTTTCAAAACCTGTCGGGTTTGTTTTGCGAGACCAGTAAAATCGGGGCGTTTGGAAAGATGGGATTATCCTGAAAGAGATTCACTAAAGAAAAACCTTTCAAAACTAAAAATAGATTAAATTCTAAAAGGGGTGTTATCAGAGTGTTAACAAAAAGTTTTCAAAAACATCAAAAATACTTGTGTAAAAAGCTTGTAAAAGTGAATAAAGTGTCTACTTTTGCACCCGCAACAGCGACAGACGTTCACCGAAATACTGGCAAGAAAAGGAATCAAAACGAAAAGAAATTTTCAAATAAAAATTCAAAAAAGCTTGCGAGAATGGAAAACGGATATTACATTTGCACCCCGCAAAACACGGGAAGCTCATTGAAAGATTGGAAGGAGAAAGAAGTAAAGTTGAAAAGAAATTTTCTAAAAAAAACTTCAAAAAACTCTTGCCATTTAGAAATAAGTTTTCTACTTTTGCACCCGCTTTGAAACACAAGCCAAACACAAGAAGACACGTTCGTAGACATATTGAATTGACAGCCGTTTTAACAGAGATGTTAAAACAAAAGAATAAGAGTAATGGAATCGAGAGATTCGCAAAGAACCGATAGAGACGACATCGCAATATAATATAAAAATATACGATGAAGAGTTTGATCCTGGCTCAGGATGAACGCTAGCGGCAGGCTTAACACATGCAAGTCGAGGGGTATAGTTCTTCGGAACTAGAGACCGGCGCACGGGTGCGTAACGCGTATGCAATCTACCTTTTACAGAGGGATAGCCCAGAGAAATTTGGATTAATACCTCATAGCATAGCAATCTCGCATGAGATCACTATTAAAGTCACAACGGTAAAAGATGAGCATGCGTCCCATTAGCTAGTTGGTAAGGTAACGGCTTACCAAGGCTACGATGGGTAGGGGTCCTGAGAGGGAGATCCCCCACACTGGTACTGAGACACGGACCAGACTCCTACGGGAGGCAGCAGTGAGGAATATTGGACAATGGGCGCAAGCCTGATCCAGCCATGCCGCGTGCAGGATGACGGTCCTATGGATTGTAAACTGCTTTTATACGAGAAGAAACACTCCAACGTGTTGGAGCTTGACGGTATCGTAAGAATAAGGATCGGCTAACTCCGTGCCAGCAGCCGCGGTAATACGGAGGATCCAAGCGTTATCCGGAATCATTGGGTTTAAAGGGTCCGTAGGCGGTTTAGTAAGTCAGTGGTGAAAGCCCATCGCTCAACGGTGGAACGGCCATTGATACTGCTAAACTTGAATTATTAGGAAGTAACTAGAATATGTAGTGTAGCGGTGAAATGCTTAGAGATTACATGGAATACCAATTGCGAAGGCAGGTTACTACTAATGGATTGACGCTGATGGACGAAAGCGTGGGTAGCGAACAGGATTAGATACCCTGGTAGTCCACGCCGTAAACGATGGATACTAGCTGTTGGGAGCAATCTCAGTGGCTAAGCGAAAGTGATAAGTATCCCACCTGGGGAGTACGTTCGCAAGAATGAAACTCAAAGGAATTGACGGGGGCCCGCACAAGCGGTGGAGCATGTGGTTTAATTCGATGATACGCGAGGAACCTTACCAAGGCTTAAATGTAGATTGACCGGTTTGGAAACAGATCTTTCGCAAGACAATTTACAAGGTGCTGCATGGTTGTCGTCAGCTCGTGCCGTGAGGTGTCAGGTTAAGTCCTATAACGAGCGCAACCCCTGTTGTTAGTTGCCAGCGAGTCATGTCGGGAACTCTAACAAGACTGCCAGTGCAAACTGTGAGGAAGGTGGGGATGACGTCAAATCATCACGGCCCTTACGCCTTGGGCTACACACGTGCTACAATGGCCGGTACAGAGAGCAGCCACTGGGCGACCAGGAGCGAATCTATAAAACCGGTCACAGTTCGGATCGGAGTCTGCAACTCGACTCCGTGAAGCTGGAATCGCTAGTAATCGGATATCAGCCATGATCCGGTGAATACGTTCCCGGGCCTTGTACACACCGCCCGTCAAGCCATGGAAGCTGGGGGTGCCTGAAGTCGGTGACCGCAAGGAGCTGCCTAGGGTAAAACTGGTAACTAGGGCTAAGTCGTAACAAGGTAGCCGTACCGGAAGGTGCGGCTGGAACACCTCCTTTCTAGAGCCTTAAATGTTAGCAGTAATGCACGTTAAGGAAAAAAGATGTTTATTTAAAGGATCTGAATCGCTAAATTCAATTACTCTTGCTGTTAATTTAAAAAAAAATGAAAATTAAGTAAAACAGAGTCTCGTAGCTCAGCTGGTTAGAGTACTACACTGATAATGTAGGGGTCGGCAGTTCGAGTCTGCCCGGGACTACTTTTTTAGAATTGTTGATTGTTAATTATTAATTATTAATAAAAAACAACAACAATAACAACAAACTAAAAAAGACTGAAATACTTAAATAAGGAAATTCTAGAAGTTGGAATTCACCAAAGGAAATTAGAGAAGAATTAGAAATCTAAAATCTGAATTCTACAATCTAAGATTGAAAAATGGGGGATTAGCTCAGCTGGCTAGAGCGCCTGCCTTGCACGCAGGAGGTCAACGGTTCGACTCCGTTATTCTCCACAGATCCGAAAGGATAAAAGTTCATTGACATATTGAGATAAGAAAATAATAAAAAGTAGAAAGCGTTTTTTGTTATTTAATAACAAAAGACAAAAAAAAACGGTCATAATTAAATTTATGATTGGTACAATAAGCAAAATAAGGGCGTATGGGGGATGCCTAGGCTCTCAGAGGCGATGAAAGGCGTGATAAGCTGCGAAAAGCTACGGGGACGGGCACACACCGATTGATCCGTAGATACCTGAATGGGGCAACCCACTATGTTGAAGACATAGTACACCGATAGGTGGGCAAACCCGCTGAACTGAAACATCTAAGTAGGCGGAGGAGAAGAAAACAAAAGTGATTCCGTAAGTAGTGGCGAGCGAACGCGGATTAGCCCAAACCAATGATGTTACGGCATTGTTGGGGTTGTAGGACCACGACATTTTATGTACAAGGAACCGGAAGTTACTGGAAAGTGACGCCATAGAGGGTGATAGCCCCGTATGGGTAACGAGTATAATAGATAGTGGTATCCTGAGTAGGGCGGGGCACGTGAAACCCTGTCTGAATTTGGCGGGACCATCCGCTAAGGCTAAATACTCCTGAGAGACCGATAGTGAACCAGTACCGTGAGGGAAAGGTGAAAAGAACCGTGAATAACGGAGTGAAATAGATCCTGAAACCATACGCTTACAAGCGGTCGGAGCCCTTTCGTGGGGTGACGGCGTGCCTTTTGCATAATGAGCCTACGAGTTAACGTTGCTGGCAAGGTTAAGTGATTAAGTCACGGATCCGTAGCGAAAGCGAGTCTGAATAGGGCGCTTTAGTCAGTAGTGTTAGACGCGAAACCGTGTGATCTACCCATGGGCAGGTTGAAGCTGTGGTAACACACAGTGGAGGACCGAACCGGTTGACGTTGAAAAGTCTTCGGATGACCTGTGGGTAGGGGTGAAAGGCCAATCAAACTCGGAAATAGCTCGTACTCCCCGAAATGCATTTAGGTGCAGCGCTGAGCGTAAAGTTATATAGAGGTAGAGCTACTGATTGGATGCGGGGGCTTCACCGCCTACCAATTCCTGACAAACTCCGAATGCTATATAATGTTTCTCAGCAGTGAGGGCTTGGGTGCTAAGGTCCAAGTCCGAGAGGGAAAGAACCCAGACCATCAGCTAAGGTCCCCAAATATACGCTAAGTTGAAAGAACGAGGTTTGTCTGCCCAGACAGCTAGGATGTTGGCTTGGAAGCAGCCATTCATTTAAAGAGTGCGTAACAGCTCACTAGTCGAGCGGACGAGCATGGATAATAATCGGGCATAAGCGTATTACCGAAGCTATGGATTTACAAGCAATTGTAAGTGGTAGGGGAGCATTCTAACAGGGTTGAAGGTGTATCGTCAGGTATGCTGGACTGGTTAGAAAAGAAAATGTAGGCATAAGTAACGATAATGCGGGCGAGAAACCCGCACACCGAAAAACTAAGGTTTCCACAGCTATGCTAATCAGCTGTGGGTTAGTCTGGTCCTAAGGCGAACCCGAAAGGGACAGTCGATGGCCAACGGGTTAATATTCCCGTACTACTAATTACTGTGATGGGGTGACGGAGTGATGAAAGCGCCGCGAACTGACGGAATAGTTCGTTGAAGTACCTACCTATAAGATGCGCAGGCAAATCCACGCGTCTTGGGGAAATACGATAGTACTCGGAGTCTTCGGACAAAGAGATAGTGCGCCTAAGGGCTTCCAAGAAAAACCTCTAAACTTCAGGTAATTAGTACCAGTACCGTAAACCGACACAGGTAGTTGAGGAGAGAATCCTAAGGTGCTCGAGAGATTCATGGCTAAGGAATTAGGCAAAATAGACCTGTAACTTCGGGAGAAAGGTCGCCCCGAGCAATCGGGGCCGCAGTGAAGAGGTCCAGGCGACTGTTTATCAAAAACACAGGGCTCTGCAAAATCGTAAGATGAAGTATAGGGCCTGACACCTGCCCGGTGCTGGAAGGTTAAGAGGAGATGTTATCTTCGGAGAAGCATTGAATTGAAGCCCCAGTAAACGGCGGCCGTAACTATAACGGTCCTAAGGTAGCGAAATTCCTTGTCGGGTAAGTTCCGACCTGCACGAATGGTGTAACGATCTGGACACTGTCTCAGCCATGAGCTCGGTGAAATTGTAGTAACGGTGAAGATGCCGTTTACCCGCAGTGGGACGAAAAGACCCTGTGCACCTTTACTATAGCTTAGTATTGACCTTGGATAAATGATGTGTAGGATAGGTTGGAGACTGTGAAGTGGCGTCGCCAGGCGTTGTGGAGTCATTGTTGAAATACAACCCTTTGTTTATCTGAGGCCTAAC harbors:
- the kdpB gene encoding potassium-transporting ATPase subunit KdpB; its protein translation is MTHNKSTSLFESKQVKEALVQSFVKLNPKMMIKNPVMFTVEIGTAIMFAVCVSILMGAQDQGSFIYNLIVFLILLATLLFANFAEAIAEARGKAQADSLRKTREETPARQILSNGEIKNISSSELKKGDIFICEAGDLIATDGEIIEGLATIDESAITGESAPVIREAGGDKSSVTGGTKVLSDKIKVIVTSEPGESFLDKMIALVEGASRQKTPNEIALTILLAAFTLIFVIVCVTLKPFADYANAPITIAAFIALFVCLIPTTIGGLLSAIGIAGMDRALRANVITKSGKAVETAGDIDVLLLDKTGTITIGNRKATNFYPAKGVSEEDFIKSAVLSSLADDTPEGKSIVELAGAELANKLSIEGATLIKFTAETRTSGVVLKDGTNIRKGAQDAAKNIALQAGNSFPEDIAQKVIDISSKGGTPLVVIKDNQVQGVIELQDIIKTGMKERFDRLRKMGVKTVMVTGDNPLTAKFIAEAAGVDDFIAEAKPEDKMNYIKNEQNLGKLVAMMGDGTNDAPALAQANVGVAMNSGTQAAKEAGNMVDLDNDPTKLIEIIEIGKQLLMTRGTLTTFSIANDVAKYFAIVPALFITAIPALEGLNIMRLHSPESAILSAVIFNAVIIPILIPLALRGVDYKPIGASAILKRNLLIYGLGGLLVPFVGIKLIDLVVALFM
- the kdpA gene encoding potassium-transporting ATPase subunit KdpA, whose amino-acid sequence is MNTELLGVIGIFILTIVLAIPLGKYVAKVYLGDKTLFDPIFNPIEKLIFKISGINSTEEMNWKQHLKALLGINMIWFFLCFFILLFQGSLFLNPDNNPSMSPDLAFNTAISFVVNCNLQHYSGESGVSYLSQMFLMFLQFVSAGVGLAAAAMVFTAMKERTTEKLGNFYNYFIKSCTRILLPLSAIVAVALLFSGTPMTFEGKDAITTLQGDHVEVSRGPAAAFIAIKHIGTNGGGFFGANSAHPLENPTYFSNAVELWAQLIVPFAMIFALGFYLKKRKLSYVIFGVMTVGFLLLVIPTVMSEINGNPAIEKMGIAQTTGAMEGKEVRLGPAISGFWSIATTVISTGSVNSMHDSSMPVSGAMELLAMMVNAFYGGCGVGILNFYVFIILAVFISGLMVGRTPEFLGKKIEAREVKIAAFIAILHPLLILSGTALASYFAANDTAMGWWFSGNATGWLNNPGHHGFSEMLYEYTSSAANNGSGFEGLGDNNPFWNITTGIVLLLSRFIPIVGPLAIAGLLAGKKYIPESAGTLKTDTTIFGIMVFAVIAIIAALSFFPALALGPLAEYFTLK
- the kdpF gene encoding K(+)-transporting ATPase subunit F, giving the protein MTALFIVSIAVFGYLVYVLIKPEKF
- a CDS encoding sigma-54-dependent transcriptional regulator, which codes for MTNKILIIDDEEKLRSLLARIIKSEGFEVIEAKDLKSGFKKLEQTDIDVVLCDVKLPDGNGVDFLQHIKASFPLIEVILLTAFGNIPDGVQAMKNGAFDYIVKGDDNDKIIPLLYKAVEKVHLQKKVKQLEKRIGDKYSFNTIIGKSKGIEQVVDLAKKVAKTDSTVLLTGETGTGKEVFAQAIHENSNRVGKSFVALNCSTFSKEILESELFGHKQGAFTGALKDKKGFIEEANGGTLFLDEIGEMPIELQAKLLRVLETSEYIPLGDTTPKKSNFRLIAATNRDLKIESEEHRFRSDLYFRLNIFEITLPPLRERVKDIALLTHSFVKQFSEKTNKKTLQVADDFIQKLEHYSWPGNIRELKNIIERSVILSSNDTLTSDVLPYEMQHEKEKNTKQMSAFSMQSVEKLHIQKVLNYSKGNKAETARLLEIGIATLYRKLDEYGIQ
- a CDS encoding LLM class flavin-dependent oxidoreductase, which translates into the protein MKNPISVSLLELAIITQDSNAKETFQKTKDIAQLADNLGYKRFWLAEHHNMAHVASSATVVLIGYIASQTQNIRVGSGGIMLPNHSPLIVAEQFGTLETLYPGRIDLGLGRAPGTDQPTAEAIRKDFFEQAQRFPQNVTKLQDYFSTENATAKVRAFPAEGTNVPIWILGSSMDSAALAAAYGLPYAFAGHFAPRQMIQAFEFYRENFQPSATLDKPRTMACVNIVAADTNEEAERLSTSLYQMFLNLIRNDRKGLQPPVDSLDAIMSEEERFHVNQMTACTFTGDKEHLATDLKKFINYAQIDELMVTSPIFDHQAKLKSIHITKEVIDSLN